Proteins from one Ipomoea triloba cultivar NCNSP0323 chromosome 1, ASM357664v1 genomic window:
- the LOC116002011 gene encoding S-formylglutathione hydrolase — protein METKPSEISSSKMFGGFNKRYKHYSPTLGCSMTFHIYFPPSPSPSHKFPVLYWLSGLTCTDENFIAKSGAQRVASSEGVALIAPDTSPRGLNVEGESDSWDFGVGAGFYLNATQEKWKNWRMYDYVVKELPGLLSEHFPQLDTSRASIFGHSMGGHGALTIYLKNLDKYKSVSAFSPIVNPVNCPWGQKAFTNYLGENKADWEQYDATCLVSSGANLSASILIDQGEDDKFLKDQLLPHKFEEACSKSSVPLLLRLQPGYDHSYFFISTFIDDHIRHHSQALKL, from the exons ATGGAGACGAAGCCATCAGAAATCAGCAGCTCGAAGATGTTTGGAGGGTTCAACAAGAGATACAAACACTACAGCCCAACTCTTGGCTGCTCCATGACATTCCACATCTATTTCCCCCCTTCTCCTTCACCTTCCCACAAATTCCCT GTACTCTACTGGCTCTCCGGCCTAACATGCACAGATGAGAACTTCATTGCTAAATCTGGTGCCCAACGTGTTGCTTCAAGTGAGGGTGTTGCACTGATTGCACCAGATACATCTCCAA GAGGACTGAATGTTGAAGGAGAGTCTGATAGCTGGGATTTTGGTGTTG GTGCTGGATTTTATCTGAATGCAACCCAAGAGAAGTGGAAGAACTGGCGTATGTATGACTATGTTGTTAAGGAGTTGCCAGGACTTCTTTCTGAACACTTTCCACAGCTTGATACATCAAGGGCATCCATCTTTGGTCACTCAATGGGTGGGCATGGAGCACTAACAATCTACCTCAAAAACTTGGACAAGTACAAG TCAGTGTCAGCATTTTCTCCAATTGTGAATCCTGTGAACTGTCCTTGGGGCCAGAAGGCTTTCACAAACTACTTGGGTGAAAATAAAGCTGATTGGGAG CAATACGATGCTACCTGCCTTGTATCAAGTGGTGCCAATCTCTCTGCATCCATTTTAATTGATCAG GGAGAAGATGACAAATTCTTGAAGGATCAACTTTTGCCACATAAATTCGAAGAGGCATGTAGCAAATCCAGCGTTCCTCTCCTCCTGCGATTGCAGCCTGGATATGATCACTCCTACTTTTTCATTTCCACCTTCATCGATGATCACATCCGCCATCACTCTCAAGCCCTTAAGCTGTAA
- the LOC116033192 gene encoding bidirectional sugar transporter SWEET1b-like, with the protein MWMELLLQMEVPRKPPPQKNAKVKEKNSLRRKAAAEDSSRKTYTATLTARSKAARGIAATILSIIMYGSPLSIIRLVIKTKSVEFMPFFLSLFVFLCGTSWFIFGLLGKDPFVAIPNGFGRGLGAVQLILYAIYCDKKSFPDGSGKMVGVDGKPSGEDIQLGIRMGQNQSKEDLV; encoded by the exons ATGTGGATGGAGTTGCTGCTGCAAATGGAGGTGCCTAGAAAGCCTCCTCCTCAGAAGAATGCTAAGGTGAAGGAAAAGAACAGCCTCCGCAGAAAGGCAGCAGCTGAAGATTCATCTAGAAAGACTTATACTGCAACTCTCACTGCTCGAAGCAAG GCTGCTCGTGGCATTGCGGCAACAATCCTCTCCATTATTATGTATGGCTCGCCTCTGTCAATCATA AGGCTAGTGATTAAAACAAAGAGTGTGGAGTTCATGCCATTCTTCTTGTCTCTGTTTGTGTTCTTGTGTGGCACTTCATGGTTCATCTTTGGATTGCTGGGAAAGGACCCCTTTGTTGCT ATACCAAATGGTTTTGGGCGTGGCTTAGGAGCAGTGCAGTTGATATTGTATGCCATTTACTGTGACAAGAAATCCTTCCCTGATGGCTCCGGgaagatggttggagttgatgGCAAGCCCAGTGGAGAAGACATACAATTAGGCATAAGAATGGGCCAGAACCAGTCAAAGGAGGATCTGGTTTAG
- the LOC115999560 gene encoding eukaryotic translation initiation factor 3 subunit E, which yields MAAKYDLTPRIAPQLDRHLVFPLLEFLQERQLYADEDILKAKIELLNDTNMVDYAMDIHKSLYHTEDVPQEMVDRRVEVVARLKALEEGAAPLVQFLQNANAVQELRADKQHNLQLLNDRYQIGPEQIEALYQYAKFQFECGNYSGAADYLYQYRALCTNSDRSLSALWGKLAAEILMQNWDIALEELNRLKEIIDSKSFSTPLHQVHSRIWLMHWSLFIFFNHDNGRTQIIDLFNQDKYLNAIQTNAPHLLRYLATAFIVNKRRRPQFKDFIKVIQPEQYSYADPITEFLACVYVNYDFDAAQQKMKECEEVILNDPFLGKRVEEGNFSTVPLRDEFLENARLFIFETYCRIHQRIDMGVLAEKLNLNYEDAERWIVNLIRTSKLDAKIDSETGTVIMEPTHPNVYEQLIDHTKALSGRTYKLVSQLLEHAQSQAQATR from the exons ATGGCGGCGAAGTACGATCTGACGCCGCGCATAGCACCGCAACTCGATCGGCACCTGGTGTTCCCCTTGCTTGAGTTTCTGCAGGAGCGCCAACTCTACGCCGATGAGGATATTCTCAAGGCCAAGATTGAGCTTCTCAACGATACCAACATGGTTGATTATGCTATGGACATACACAAGTCCCTCTATCACACTGAAGATGTCCCACAAG AAATGGTGGATCGAAGAGTTGAGGTTGTTGCAAGGTTGAAGGCACTAGAGGAGGGTGCTGCCCCGTTGGTTCAATTTTTGCAGAATGCAAATGCAGTTCAAGAGTTAAGAGCTGACAAACAGCATAATCTTCAATTACTCAATGATCGATATCAG ATTGGTCCAGAGCAGATAGAGGCACTGTATCAGTATGCCAAATTTCAGTTTGAATGTGGTAATTATTCTGGTGCTGCTGATTATCTGTATCAGTACCGGGCTCTTTGCACAAACAGTGACAGAAGCCTTAGTGCATTGTGGGGAAAGCTAGCTGCTGAGATATTAATGCAGAATTGGGATATTGCCCTTGAGGAACTAAATCGCTTGAAGGAAATTATTGACTCAAAG AGTTTTTCAACACCGTTACATCAAGTTCATAGCAGAATTTGGTTAATGCATTGGAGTttgttcatcttcttcaaccatGACAATGGAAGGACCCAAATCATTGACTTGTTTAACCAGGACAA GTACTTGAATGCCATTCAAACAAATGCACCTCATCTACTGCGTTATCTGGCAACTGCATTCATTGTCAACAAAAGAAGACGACCTCAGTTTAAAGATTTTATAAAGGTTATTCAGCCAGAGCAGTACTCTTATGCAGACCCCATCACTGAGTTTTTGGCCTGTGTTTATGTCAATTATGACTTCGATGCAGCACAGCAAAAGATGAAAGAGTGTGAAGAG GTAATTTTGAATGATCCATTCTTGGGCAAAAGAGTTGAAGAGGGCAATTTTTCAACTGTGCCTTTGAGGGATGAATTCCTAGAAAATGCTCGCCTTTTTATCTTTGAGACCTACTGCCGCATTCATCAGCGTATTGACATGGG GGTTCTTGCtgagaaattaaatttgaattatgaGGATGCGGAGAGATGGATTGTGAATCTTATCAGGACTTCCAAGCTCGATGCTAAAATTGATTCCGAAACTGGAACTGTTATAATGGAACCTACCCATCCCAATGT TTATGAGCAACTAATTGATCATACAAAAGCTCTTTCTGGACGGACATACAAGTTGGTGAGTCAGCTTCTTGAGCATGCTCAGTCACAAGCACAGGCGACTAGATAG